CGAAACTAGATATAATGCCCCTATTCGTCTCAGGCTTAATCTTAAATTGTTGTTTGTTATCATTTTGGCCAATAAACCCGCTTGCAAGCACAAAACCACCAAGTAACGCAGATATTGTGGCTAATTCAAAAAGTTGATAGTCGGGTTTTGTGGCTCTCAGGATTATATAGAATACCAGCCCGAAGAGAGTGAAAAGCGCAAATAACATAATGGCTGGAGGAACGATTGTCTCTATTATCTGTTTAGCAAACCGGCTTCCGAATCGCTCAATAGTCGCTATGTATTTATTAATTTCTTTTCCCATTCTTGGTTGTATTATAGCCGGAAATTAATAGATCTGCCATCCATATTTAGGTGTCACATATAATAGTAAACTTGAGAGAATCTAATTGAAAACGCCCTGCCATGTCGAAATTCAGTATCTAGTATAAAACGTCTACTGTGAAGCGCAAGCCTCTGCCCATCCACGGGATGACTGCAACATGTTATAAGAAAACCAACCCTCTCCAAATTATAACGTATAACTGTAATTACACGTATCAACGGGTGACTCTCCAGCTTTAAAGTAATGCTACACCGTTTGGGGTATAATACCTTTGACGAGACTACAAGAAAGGCGAAAGCGTGAAGGAGCCGAAGATTCTAGCCCCAGACATCGCAAGAATAAAGAGGATAGTTGAATCTCACTATGGCTTTGTTCCAAATGAGCAGGACATTCTCTGGATTGACCAAATGCTTCGTGGTCAATATGAAGTGCTGCATGAGCAATACATTATCCGGAAACTCGTTACACATAGAATTGATGACATATTATTATCACATAGGGAAGAGAGACCAGATATAGAAAGTCTTTTCTCTAAGAAATCCATTTTCCACTATCTGATGTTTGCTTCGATGTCATTCTATGCTGGCATCGCTCTAGGTTGTATTGCCCTTTGTCGAACAGCTCTAGAGGCAGGATTACGCGAACGGTTAGCAGAGAAAAGGGCTTCTTCGCCACAGGAAGTCTGGTATCAAATCAAAAAGCGTGGCAAGATGGGATTCAGAGATTTGCTTAAGGAAGCTGAGCAGGAAGGAATCCTGAGCAAGAAGCAGACTAGTGGCGCTTCGCATTACTTTAACAACGACCTTTTTGCAGCTCAAAATAACAATAGCTTGTTAAGTCAATTGCCTCAGAGAAAATCTTACGTGTAACACTACTTATACGCAAGGGTTAAGTTTAGGTTTCTGATCTAATACATCTTACCTGATAATCGAGACCATTTAAGCTATTTCGAGTTTCTACGTCACAATATACTAGAATGTTGAATTGGGGAACAATTCTAACAAAGGTTGTAATCGCTAGCTCAAAATGACACGCTGGAGACAGGCGAGACGAGATATTCACCGAGTTCCTGGAGTTGCTGGTCATGCCTTTTCGTATTAATCAGTGACTTATGGTACTCCTTAACTCTGGCCACTTCTTTGACCTGGCCTACTCTGATATCAGGAGCTAGCCTATGCACAACATCGTGGTAAGCTCCGATGAACAAGATACCGGTTTCACCTTCGGCTAGGGTTTCATTGATTCTCCCGGCAATAAATTCATCCCGTTGCTTTAGGAGCTTACCACGAGCCAGTTTGTACCTCAGAGCGGCAACTTCCCTTTCCTTTAACGACTTAGAGCGGGTCATTTTAGTGATGTAGTTGTACTCCTGCTTCACCAGCGAGAGAGACTCAGTTTTCACCAAAACGGCACCCCTCTCCAGAAGCCTTCCTACAATCTCGTAGTTTTTACTTCCTTGACTGACGCTCTCTCTGACGATTCTCAATCCCTCCTCCCCATCGGCCACTAATCCGTCCTGATAGACCTTGAAACCATTAACATCTAACGCATCAAGGAATCGGCCAATTGAATCCCAGAAGGCAGAGACAATCTCCTTGTGCCTTTGCCAGAGTTCTGGCGTCAGCTTGGCAGTAGCCCTGTCATCCAGAGTTGGTGCTATGGAACCCATGTCGGCACTCATATGGATGATAGGAATCACGTATGACTTACGCATTATTGCTTACTACCGGTCTGTTGACCTTTCGCAGTCTACTTTCGTCGGCTCTTAACAACGCCATGCCACTCCATTCGTGTTCCGCAACTGGAGCAGAACTTGCGGAACTTCCAGAAGCGCTGCGTCATGCCACAGTTAGGGCATTTGATTGTCCATGGCTCCCCGCAGTTAGGGCAGTAATCCGAGTTGCCACTGACTGTGATGCCACATCCCGGGCATTTGTTCCATGCTGTCATCTGGTGCTTTCCTTTCACTCTTCACGTGTTTCGCCACGCTTGCGCAACTTCTTCCTGTCCAGACCGAGAAGATTACCCTCGTCATCCAGGCGGAGCTCATACAACCCCAACACATCCATGGTATCCGGGATTGCCTTCCTCTCCAGCGCCTCCAACGAGATGGACCACCCTTCCTCAGTCTTGGACAGCCCGGTAACACTATCGGACGGTTTCTTGCCGAGCTTGACAAATTCCTCCCGCGCCCTTTCCAGTACCTCACTAGCGTTCATCTTAAATCTTTACCTCCTCTTTGCTTGAGTATTTTTCTGCTATCTTGCTATCCAGTGAAGAGAGAAGATACCGCTCTGGTTCCAATCCCGGAGCGTTCGTCTGCTCCTCCTCCCTTTTCTGTTTTCGCTCCCTGGCGGCGATGGCT
The nucleotide sequence above comes from Chloroflexota bacterium. Encoded proteins:
- a CDS encoding DUF2321 domain-containing protein; protein product: MTAWNKCPGCGITVSGNSDYCPNCGEPWTIKCPNCGMTQRFWKFRKFCSSCGTRMEWHGVVKSRRK
- a CDS encoding gas vesicle protein encodes the protein MNASEVLERAREEFVKLGKKPSDSVTGLSKTEEGWSISLEALERKAIPDTMDVLGLYELRLDDEGNLLGLDRKKLRKRGETREE